Proteins found in one Pagrus major chromosome 20, Pma_NU_1.0 genomic segment:
- the cep131 gene encoding centrosomal protein of 131 kDa yields the protein MHTTRSPSSIPTGVSGDALDLSLSGSQLSVSKRPSSASPGKYFSRSVSVSVASDSRGKRNTLSDASFGSSRSIKNLRRSNSTTQVNQQANISLSPGQSEDYLSLFDSSSDGRKKLASLSKASPDRTTWNILDDQPRAFPLHSSSRSTGSVDSPTSLKKREPGIALAATFTANNRSNKGAVGNSVTTILHNNYSEKPLTPKSSNQKPSFNNILKATANDEVSLENGSLTKSQKNFSSVSPTSNNRSPVSAQHGSPVLSRRREVTEEEAERFIQQVNQAALTIQRWYRHHAKRQHTNQAALKRILASKRKEWEERTEEDTHLEQQQKKDDDRKRIREEKARLARLAAIQELQQKRAQRVGEGQHTAEVELESLRPTGVVGRKKPPRISPINRSPASPSNNSPMSPTDVKAKNTDSNLNVVADFSELTFRAISPALSNNRGSQCSQDQEDRVQVDICLEQQHQENDRKMIRKEKARLARLAAAQVITSDELQQKRAQRVAEVQHAAEVEMENKRQTGVVGRRKTPRISPINKSPASPSNNSPMSPTDVKAKNTDSNLNIVAELGELSSFRAVSPALSNCRGSQCSQEILQRSVSVEDQRQGALSSRAQSKTTLNELLDTLKLLEEEPERLSEPKCYHKEKYAWIDEDGDSNSLTTDNLERHGQLSHHPALPDGGALLSEAKLQSIMSFLDEMEKSEQERPRSVTSGSHREAVLSEEELVGVEQVSATAAEVTSSMMRIKLELDEKKRTVNMLQTALAQQRELTVRHVKETEKELNRNFQLQKEQYEATIQRHLTFIDQLINDKKALSERCEGVVGELKQVDQKYTKKIAQMQEQHEMEIKKLKELMSATEKIRREKWIDEKTKKIKEITVKGLEPEIQKLISKHKQELKKLRTLHEAELLQADDRAAQRYVRQCEELRQQLEREKEEQCQRERELAKQRYEKQLQEEELSLQQQRRRLYKEVADEKERLAQLAARQRAELEDLRRQLEENSSLAGRALREELDKTREEQERRHQVEMKALQDRLDIEKQTWEENYKKKEEVWLLSRERELKEDLRRERDKEIELAIWTLEEETSKDKEECERAADNRLKRVREKYESELRELERSERSAVEKQQELRKQQLEMEAELMRLQALLRQKEQETKDITQTRDKLVDERRSLAEVIRQEFADRLVLTEEENRRMKVEVSEVRARLRLEVERVTREKEEELAEVHQRVKAAILKKEETVNSLRKQHEAALKRADHLEALWEQQRKQLLEK from the exons ATGCATACAACACGCAGCCCTTCATCCATCCCGACAGGTGTCTCAGGAGATGCCTTGGACCTCAGCTTGTCAGGCTCCCAGCTCTCTGTGTCCAAAAGACCCAGCAGTGCATCACCTGGGAAGTACTTCTCTCggtctgtgtctgtttctgtggcGAGTGACAGCAGAGGAAAACGCAACACTCTA AGCGATGCCAGCTTCGGGAGCTCCCGCTCCATCAAGAACTTGAGGAGGTCCAACAGCACCACTCAGGTTAATCAGCAGGCCAACATCAGTTtaag TCCAGGCCAGAGTGAGGACTACCTGTCCCTGTTCGACAGCAGCTCAGATGGACGCAAGAAACTGGCCAGCCTCAGCAAGGCCTCACCAGACAGAACCACGTGGAACATCCTG GACGACCAGCCCAGAGCTTTCCCCCTGCACTCGAGCTCCCGCAGCACTGGCAGCGTAGACTCTCCCACCAGCCTGAAGAAACGGGAGCCTGGCATCGCCCTGGCTGCCACTTTCACTGCCAACAACAG GAGCAACAAGGGAGCTGTGGGGAACTCTGTCACCACCATCCTGCACAACAACTACTCTGAGAAACCACTCACGCCTAAGAGCTCCAACCAGAAGCCGTCCTTTAA caaCATCCTGAAGGCCACAGCAAACGACGAAGTGTCACTAGAGAACGGCTCCCTGACTAAGTCTCAGAAGAATTTCTCTTCAGTCTCCCCCACATCCAACAACAGATCTCCAGTGTCGGCCCAGCACGGCAGTCCCGTCCTGTCTCGAAGGAGGGAGGTCACTGAAGAGGAGGCGGAAAG gttCATTCAGCAGGTGAACCAGGCAGCCCTCACTATCCAACGCTGGTACAGACACCATGCCAAGAGACAACACACTAACCAGGCAGCGCTCAAACGCATCCTCGCCAGTAAAAGAAAG gagtgggaggagagaaCAGAAGAGGACACTCACCTGGAGCAGCAACAGAAGAAGGATGACGATAGAAAAAGGATTCGTGAAGAGAAAGCTCGTCTGGCCCGCCTCGCTGCCATCCAG gagctgcagcagaaaagAGCCCAGCGGGTTGGAGAGGGGCAGCACACAGCTGAGGTGGAGCTGGAAAGCCTGAGGCCGACCGGTGTGGTGGGACGCAAGAAGCCGCCTAGGATTTCTCCAATCAACAGAAGTCCGGCCTCACCGAGCAACAACAGCCCGATGTCCCCCACAGATGTGAAAGCTAAGAACACAG ACTCCAATTTGAATGTTGTGGCTGACTTCAGTGAGCTCACTTTCAGGGCCATTTCTCCAGCTTTGTCCAATAACAGAGGCTCTCAGTGTTCTCAG GATCAGGAGGACAGAGTGCAGGTAGACATCTGCTTagagcagcagcatcaggaGAACGACAGGAAAATGATTCGTAAAGAGAAAGCTCGTCTGGCCCGCCTCGCTGCAGCCCAGGTGATCACATCTGAT gagctgcagcagaaaagAGCTCAGCGGGTTGCAGAGGTGCAGCACGCAGCTGAGGTGGAGATGGAAAACAAGAGACAGACGGGTGTGGTTGGACGCAGAAAAACGCCCAGAATTTCCCCAATCAACAAAAGTCCAGCCTCACCGAGCAACAACAGCCCGATGTCACCCACAGATGTTAAGGCTAAAAACACAG ACTCCAATTTGAATATTGTGGCTGAGTTGGGTGAACTCTCCAGCTTCAGAGCAGTTTCCCCAGCTTTGTCAAATTGCAGAGGCTCCCAGTGTTCTCAG GAGATCCTGCAGAGGTCAGTGAGTGTGGAGGACCAGCGGCAGGGAGCTTTGTCCAGCAGAGCTCAGTCAAAAACCACCTTGAACGAGCTGCTGGACACCCTGAAGCTGTTAGAGGAGGAGCCAGAGAGGCTGTCAGAGCCAAAGTGTTACCACAAAGAGAAATACGCCTGGATAGATGAG GACGGAGACTCCAACTCCCTGACCACCGACAACCTTGAGCGTCACGGCCAGCTGAGTCACCACCCTGCGCTGCCAGACGGGGGCGCCCTTCTCTCTGAGGCCAAGCTGCAGAGCATCATGAGCTTCCTGGATGAGATGGAGAAGTCCGAACAGGAGAGGCCACGCTCGGTTACTTCAGGGTCGCACAGAGAG GCTGTGTtgtcagaggaggagctggTTGGTGTCGAGCAGGTGTCTGCCACCGCTGCTGAGGTCACCAGCTCCATGATGAGAATCAAGCTAGAGCTGGATGAGAAGAAGCGCACCGTGAATATGCTGCAGACTGCACTG gcccagcagagggagctgacGGTGAGACATGTGAAGGAGACCGAGAAGGAGCTGAACAGGAACTTCCAGCTCCAGAAGGAACAATATGAAGCCACCATCCAGAGACATCTCACATTCATTGACCAG CTGATCAATGACAAAAAGGCTTTGAGTGAGCGCTGTGAAGGAGTGGTGGGAGAACTGAAGCAGGTCGACCAAAAGTACACCAAGAAGATTGCACAAATGCAGGAGCAGCATGAAATG GAAATCAAGAAGTTAAAAGAGCTAATGAGCGCCACAGAGAAGATCCGGCGGGAGAAATGGATTGACGAGAAAACCAAGAAGATTAAAGAGATCACTGTCAAAG gtCTGGAGCCAGAGATCCAGAAGCTGATTTCGAAGCACAAACAGGAGCTGAAGAAGCTGCGGACACTTCACgaggcagagctgctgcaggcgGACGACAGGGCGGCTCAGCGTTACGTACGCCAGTGTGAGGAGCTCCGCCAACagctggagagggagaaggaggagcagtgtcagagagagagggagctaGCCAAACAGAG ATATGAGAAGCAGcttcaggaggaggagctgtcgctgcagcagcagaggaggcgTCTCTACAAGGAGGTGGCAGATGAGAAAGAGAGGCTGGCTCAGCTGGCTGCAAG GCAGCGCGCGGAGCTGGAGGACCTGCGGAGGCAGCTGGAGGAGAACAGCTCTCTGGCTGGACGAGCCCTCAGAGAGGAGCTGGACAAGaccagagaggagcaggagaggagacatcAG GTGGAGATGAAGGCGTTACAAGACCGTTTAGACATCGAAAAGCAGACCTGGGAAGAAAACTACAAGAAAAAAGAG gAAGTGTGGCTGCTGAGTCGCGAGCGTGAGCTCAAAGAAGACCTGCGACGAGAGCGCGACAAAGAGATTGAGCTCGCCATCTGGAcgctggaggaggagacgagcAAGGACAAAGAGGAGTGTGAGAGGGCGGCTGACAACAG GTTGAAGCGTGTGAGGGAAAAATACGAGTCTGAGCTGAGGGAGCTGGAGCGCTCTGAGAGGTCAGCCGTTGAGAAACAACAAGAGCTGAGGAAGCAGCAGTTGGAGATGGAAGCAGAGCTGATGAGACTCCAGGCCCTGCTCAGACAGAAAGAACAGGAGACCAAAGACATCACTCAG ACCAGAGACAAGCTGGTGGATGAGCGCCGCAGCCTGGCGGAGGTGATCAGGCAAGAGTTTGCTGACCGGTTGGTgctgacagaggaagagaacCGCAGGATGAAGGTGGAAGTGTCAGAAGTTCGAGCGAGACTGCGGCTGGAGGTGGAGAGGGTCAccagggagaaggaggaggaattGGCTGAAGTCCATCAACG